The nucleotide sequence CTTTTTCAATTTATCTTATCTGTCCCGTACCGAATATTTGATACTTTGTTGTTGTAAGGTCTTTTGCACCCATAGGACCCCTGCAATGAAGTTTTTGAGTACTTATACCTATTTCAGCTCCTAAACCAAATTCCCCTCCGTCTGTAAAGCGGGTAGATGCATTGACATATACTGCAGCTGAATCTACCATGTCTAAAAATTCCAAGGCATTGGTGTAGTTTTCTGTAACTATCGCGTCTGAATGACCTGAACCATACCTATTTATATGTTCTATTGCTTCAGCTAATGAGTCTACAACTTTAATGGAAAGCTTAAGATCAAGGTACTCTTCACTCCAATCCGATTCTGTTGCTGGCTCTACATGCCTAAAGTTTTGTGCACGTTCACAACCAACCAATTTTACGTTGTGATTGTGGTAGATTTCCACCATTTCAGATAAAAATTCATTAGCAATAGCATGGTGTACTAAAAGGGTCTCCATAGCATTACAGACACCTGGCCTACTAACCTTAGCATTGAGTGCTATATTGATTGCCATATTTTTATCTGCAAACTGATCGATATAAACGTGGCAGACACCTTTATCATGTTTTACTACTGGTATTAACGAATGCTCTGTTACGTAAGAAATCAATGCCTCACCTCCACGTGGTATGATGAGGTCAATATACTGTTTAGCTTTTAACATGGTATTCAAAATCGTTCTGTCTGGATCGATGACTAAAGTAACTATATTTTCATCGAGGTGACATTCATCTAAAGAGATCTTTATGATCTTTTCAAGGGATTTATTGGAAAAGGTGGCCTCTTTACCCCCTCTTAATATGGAGATATTGCCAGATTTTATACATAAAGAAGCGGCATCTATGGTAACATTAGGTCTTGATTCATAAATAATCCCTATCACACCAATTGGTACACGAACTTTGTTTATCTTGAGCCCATTTGGTCTTGTTATACCATACTCTACTATCCCCAGCGGATCTTCTTGTTTTACTATATCAATTACGCTTTGTATCATGGCATCTATTCTTTTGTCATTTAGAATAAGGCGATCAATGATGGAATTCTTTAAGTTATTTTTTTGGGCTTCTTCGAGGTCCTTTAGATTTTCTTTTAGGATATCTGATCTATATTTATCAAGGTTTTTAGAGATGGTTTGAAGTAGCTGATCCCTTTGGGTTGAGGTCAGTTTGATTATTTTTCTTGAGGCCTCTTTAGCTCGTTTTAAAAATTCCATCATTAACTCCATTTTTTTTGATTATGACAAGATCATCTTTGTGTATAACTTCATCGCTGATTTTATAACCTAAAAGCTCCTGAATCTTTTCTGTTTTTTGACCCTTAATCTTTTTTAAGTCTGAAGAGGTATATCTGGTTTTACCCCGCGCAATTTCCATTCCATAAATATCTGTGATCCTGACTATGTCACCAATATTAAATTTGCCGGTGATATCAAGAATACCAGAAGGCAGTAGTGATCTATTCATATCGAGGATAGCTCTGACTGCACCGCTATCGATGATGATTTCACCTTTTGGAGTTGCTGCATAGGCTATCCAGAACTTTTTTCTATCAATTGCATCTTCTATGTGGGAAAAGAAAGTACCAATTATCTCACCTTTTAAAAATCTGATAATATTTTCTGGTTTTTTCCCATTTATTATACCCACGTAGCATCCCGAATCCAAAGCCTTTTGGGCTGCCATTATCTTTGTTTTCATACCGCCAGTACCAACACCTGAAATGGAGTCCCCTGCAACATTTAAAATATCTTTGTTAAAATATTTCACTTCGTTTATAAGTGTGGCATTGGGACACTTTGACGGGTTTTTATCAAATAGTCCATCTACATCGGATAAAATAAGCAAAAGATCTGCACCAATAAGACCAGATACAAGGGCTGATAGATTATCATTGTCTCCAAAAGTATCCACATATTTTATTTCGTTTGTGGCTACAGTATCGTTTTCGTTTATAATAGGTATAACATTCAAGTCGAGCAACTTTTTTAAAGTGGAGCGGGCGTTTAAATACCTTTTTCGGTTTGCAAAGTCTTCTTTTGTTAACAGTATCTGTCCCACGTTCATATTGTATCTATTAAAGGCTTCTTCGTAATATAAGATTAGCTTTGCTTGCCCTACGGCAGCACAAGCTTGTCTATCTACTATATTTTTTGGTTTAGAATCAAAACCTAAAGTTTTAAAACCTGCAGCAATAGCACCAGAGGATACGATTACAACATCTTTTACGTCGTTTTTGATTATATGAATAGCATGAGCAAGTTCAGCGAGAAACTTTTTGTCTATTTCATCCTTTCCTGCAACGATGCTGCTACCAATTTTTATCACTAAGGTGTTTATCTTGGGCAATTTCCTCATGTTTGCTTTAATATACAAAATTCTTAAATAAATCAATAGGACAATAAAAAAACTTGATTTTTCTTTTGTAGCATGGTATATAAAAAACAAGTGGGTATTCTCCCACTTATTTTTTTGTGCAAGGCAGGAAAAGTTATGAGAGAGAAAAATAGTCATATCGTAGAAAGGGTTAAAGAATACGCTAAAAAATTAGCAGAAGAAAATAGTGTAGAAATTTTTGATGTTCAGTTTGTGAGGGAGCCGTCTGGATATGTGCTCAGGATATATCTAGATAAAGAACATTTGACCCTTGAGGATTGTGCTATTTTTAGCAAAGAGATTTCTAAATGGCTTGATACGGAAGATTTTATAGAACACAAGTATAACCTTGAAGTATCCAGCCCCGGTTTAAATAGACCTATAAGGGGCATTGAAGATTTCAAAAAGTATGTTGGTAAGAAATGTAAGATAGAGCTTTTTAAGAAAGATGAAAATGGGAGAAAAAGCTACACAGGGTATATAAAATCTGTGGCTGGTGATGTGATACAGTTGGAATATAAAAGCGATATCTTTACTGTGTGTTATAACGATATAAAGAAAGCACATCTGGAGTATGAATTTTAAAGAAAATTATAGATTTCAGGAGGAATGATGATAAAAGAGATCTTAAAAGTAGCTGATGAAATAGGGCGGGAAAAAGGTTTTAGTAGAAAGGTTATTTCTGCTGCCCTAAGGGATGCTATTTATAAAGCCCTTGTTAAGAAAATAGGGGACTACGGTGAGCCGGTAGTGGAGATAGATCTTGAAAAAAATATTTTTAATATCAAGGTGCCCAAAGAGGTTGTGGAGGATGTGGATAGTTCCTGGCATGAGATCCTTTTGGAAGATGCCATAAAGATTGATAAGGATGCTTATTTGGGTAAGGTAATTATGGTGCCTGTAACAATCGAAGAGATTGGTAGGCAGCTTGCGACTACCGTTAAAACACGACTATTTGAAAAGTTAAGGGAAGCTGAGAAGGATATCGTTTATTCAGAGTTTCAAAACAAGGTGGGTGAAATAATCACAGGCATTGTTCTTAAAACGGACAAAGATGGTGTAACTGTGTCGATAGGTAAAACAGAAGCTCTTTTACCAAAGCGGGAGATGATCCCTGGGGATTATTATTCCAGAGGTGATTATATTAGGGCTTTACTGCTGGAGATAAAGCTGGTAAAGGGGTGGCCTCAGCTTATATTGAGCAGGACGCATCCTCAATTTTTGAAAAAGCTTTTTGAGTCTGAGATACCAGAGGTGTTTGATGGAGTTGTTGAGATCAAGGGGGTTGCAAGGGAGCCAGGTGACAGGGCAAAAGTAGCTGTATACTCTACAAATAGCAACATAGATCCAGTGGGAGCCTGTATCGGTATAAAAGGGGTAAGGATCAACGCTATCAGTAATGAATTAAGGGGTGAGAAGATAGATGTTATTCTTTGGTCCCCTGATCCTGTAAAATTTGTTTGTGCCTCCATATCTCCAGCGGAAGTGATATTGACCAATATTTTTGAGGATGAATCTACCCTTGAGATTGTTGTTCCAGATGATCAGTTGTCTTTAGCAATTGGCAAAAAAGGGCAGAATGTGAAGTTGGCATCTATTCTTACAGGATGGAAGTTGGATATCCTGAGTGAAAGTGAATATAATGCCATTAGAAAACAGCGACTTTTAGAGCAGGAACAGGAGATGAAGGAGTTCTATCAGATATACAGTTTGGAGAATTTATCTATTTTGACCCCTGATATGATCTCTAAGCTCATGACAGCTGGGATTACAGATCTTGAAGTGCTTACTACCTCTTCTGTGGATCAGGTTTCTGAAGTGTTGGGTATTTCCCAAGATGAGGCTATAGAGTTAATAAATGCTGCTATTGACTACATATCTGATAAGTTAGAGGATTAAAAATCTGGTTTACAGTTTGCTTTATGTCGTGTATTATAATGGTATCTAAATTTTAGAGGTGTAGTGAATGAATCGTTTTAAAGTTTCAGAATTGGTGAAGAAAGGGATTGTGGCATACGAAGACTTAAAGGAGAGGCTTAAGAACATCGGTATAGATATTTCAGGGGAAAATGATGAGTTGGCTGAAGAGACTTTGAGTTCTGTAGGAGTGGATATTAAAAAGCTGCATCTGGACAAAAGACAGGAGTTGTTAAAACAAGCCATTGATAGACGAAAAAGACACTCGAAGGTAACAGAGGTAATCGTAAAGGATACTAAGGATACAGGTGCAGACAGTGCCAAAAGGAAGTTGACTAAAGAAGAGCTTCTGAAAAAGAAATTAGAGCTTGAAAAGAGTTTGAAAAAGGTGGATGCTGATAGGGAAAAAGCAAAAGAAGAGCAGGTAAAGATCGATACAGAAAAAGTAGCTGAAATCCCAACACAACATGAAGATATCCAAAAAGATCAAAATATATCTACACCAATAAAAGAAGAAGAGGTGATAACTGAGGTGCCAGAGGTTGTGGTTGCTAAAAGTTTTGAACTTACACCTACTGGGCAGGAAGTGCCAATAGATGCTACCAAGCAAAAAAAGGAAGAACATGGCAAAGGATTCCATAGCAAAAAACAATGGGGTGATAAAAGACAGAAAGATGGTTCTACTGGGCAAGGGGGGCAAAGGGATTATAAGGGTAGACATCATAGGGATGATGTAAGAAAACATGATGGACAAAAAGGAGCAAGACCTCCTCATCCTGGCAAATTGGTGCAAAAGGATTCAGGGCAAAGTCGTGATACAAAGGGGCAGCCAAGACCTCATGAAGATCGTCAAAAATTTCAAAAACCCCAAAAACCCCAACACTCCGAAAAAGGTAAAAAAACTGAGATAAAGGATAAAAGTACAGCATTCTCTCCTGTAACTGATGTATTGATAGAAGATAAGGAGTTGATTGTAAAGAAAAAGAAATGGGAAGAGGATGTGCCAGAAACCCCAGTTGAGGAAAAGGATATAGAGTCAAAAAAGGTAAAAGTAAAAAAATCTATATCAAAAAAAGAGAAAAACCTTAAACAGAATATACTTGAGGATTTGGAACTGCTTGAGTTAGAAAAAGAAGTAGAAGTAGAAAAACTAGCTGAAGAAGAGTTTGTAGAAGAAGTTGAAGAAAAGGTCAAAAAGGTAGCAAAAACAAAGGAAAAAGAAAAAGAAGAGTCGAAGGAGCCAAAGGTTTTTGTTAGACCTTCTAAGATAACAATTGGAGAAGCTATCTCTGTAAATGATTTGGCTGGTTTACTCGGGGTAAAAATTCCTGAGATTATAAAGAAATTGATGGGTATGGGGATGTTTGTCACTGCTAATCAATCAATTGATGCAGAGACTGTACAACTTATAGCAATGGACTATGGTGTTGAAGTAGACGTCAAAACTATTTCAGAAGAGGATCTTTTGCCTAAATACGAGTCCAAGCCTGAAAACCTAAGACCAAGGCCACCAATAGTGACAGTAATGGGGCATGTTGATCATGGTAAGACATCTTTGCTTGATGCCATTAGAAAAACAAAAGTAGCTGAAAAAGAGGCAGGTGGTATTACACAACATATTGGTGCCTATGAGGTGGATATAGATAGAGGTAAAATTGTGTTTCTGGATACACCGGGGCATGAAGCCTTTACGACATTAAGGGCAAGGGGGGCTAATGTTACCGATATAGTAATCCTTGTGGTTGCTGCAGATGATGGGGTTATGCCTCAAACGAAAGAGGC is from Calditerrivibrio sp. and encodes:
- a CDS encoding glutamate-5-semialdehyde dehydrogenase; amino-acid sequence: MEFLKRAKEASRKIIKLTSTQRDQLLQTISKNLDKYRSDILKENLKDLEEAQKNNLKNSIIDRLILNDKRIDAMIQSVIDIVKQEDPLGIVEYGITRPNGLKINKVRVPIGVIGIIYESRPNVTIDAASLCIKSGNISILRGGKEATFSNKSLEKIIKISLDECHLDENIVTLVIDPDRTILNTMLKAKQYIDLIIPRGGEALISYVTEHSLIPVVKHDKGVCHVYIDQFADKNMAINIALNAKVSRPGVCNAMETLLVHHAIANEFLSEMVEIYHNHNVKLVGCERAQNFRHVEPATESDWSEEYLDLKLSIKVVDSLAEAIEHINRYGSGHSDAIVTENYTNALEFLDMVDSAAVYVNASTRFTDGGEFGLGAEIGISTQKLHCRGPMGAKDLTTTKYQIFGTGQIR
- the proB gene encoding glutamate 5-kinase, with the protein product MRKLPKINTLVIKIGSSIVAGKDEIDKKFLAELAHAIHIIKNDVKDVVIVSSGAIAAGFKTLGFDSKPKNIVDRQACAAVGQAKLILYYEEAFNRYNMNVGQILLTKEDFANRKRYLNARSTLKKLLDLNVIPIINENDTVATNEIKYVDTFGDNDNLSALVSGLIGADLLLILSDVDGLFDKNPSKCPNATLINEVKYFNKDILNVAGDSISGVGTGGMKTKIMAAQKALDSGCYVGIINGKKPENIIRFLKGEIIGTFFSHIEDAIDRKKFWIAYAATPKGEIIIDSGAVRAILDMNRSLLPSGILDITGKFNIGDIVRITDIYGMEIARGKTRYTSSDLKKIKGQKTEKIQELLGYKISDEVIHKDDLVIIKKNGVNDGIFKTS
- a CDS encoding ribosome maturation factor RimP, with the protein product MREKNSHIVERVKEYAKKLAEENSVEIFDVQFVREPSGYVLRIYLDKEHLTLEDCAIFSKEISKWLDTEDFIEHKYNLEVSSPGLNRPIRGIEDFKKYVGKKCKIELFKKDENGRKSYTGYIKSVAGDVIQLEYKSDIFTVCYNDIKKAHLEYEF
- the nusA gene encoding transcription termination factor NusA, which translates into the protein MIKEILKVADEIGREKGFSRKVISAALRDAIYKALVKKIGDYGEPVVEIDLEKNIFNIKVPKEVVEDVDSSWHEILLEDAIKIDKDAYLGKVIMVPVTIEEIGRQLATTVKTRLFEKLREAEKDIVYSEFQNKVGEIITGIVLKTDKDGVTVSIGKTEALLPKREMIPGDYYSRGDYIRALLLEIKLVKGWPQLILSRTHPQFLKKLFESEIPEVFDGVVEIKGVAREPGDRAKVAVYSTNSNIDPVGACIGIKGVRINAISNELRGEKIDVILWSPDPVKFVCASISPAEVILTNIFEDESTLEIVVPDDQLSLAIGKKGQNVKLASILTGWKLDILSESEYNAIRKQRLLEQEQEMKEFYQIYSLENLSILTPDMISKLMTAGITDLEVLTTSSVDQVSEVLGISQDEAIELINAAIDYISDKLED
- the infB gene encoding translation initiation factor IF-2, which produces MNRFKVSELVKKGIVAYEDLKERLKNIGIDISGENDELAEETLSSVGVDIKKLHLDKRQELLKQAIDRRKRHSKVTEVIVKDTKDTGADSAKRKLTKEELLKKKLELEKSLKKVDADREKAKEEQVKIDTEKVAEIPTQHEDIQKDQNISTPIKEEEVITEVPEVVVAKSFELTPTGQEVPIDATKQKKEEHGKGFHSKKQWGDKRQKDGSTGQGGQRDYKGRHHRDDVRKHDGQKGARPPHPGKLVQKDSGQSRDTKGQPRPHEDRQKFQKPQKPQHSEKGKKTEIKDKSTAFSPVTDVLIEDKELIVKKKKWEEDVPETPVEEKDIESKKVKVKKSISKKEKNLKQNILEDLELLELEKEVEVEKLAEEEFVEEVEEKVKKVAKTKEKEKEESKEPKVFVRPSKITIGEAISVNDLAGLLGVKIPEIIKKLMGMGMFVTANQSIDAETVQLIAMDYGVEVDVKTISEEDLLPKYESKPENLRPRPPIVTVMGHVDHGKTSLLDAIRKTKVAEKEAGGITQHIGAYEVDIDRGKIVFLDTPGHEAFTTLRARGANVTDIVILVVAADDGVMPQTKEAIDHARAAGVRIVVAINKIDKPNANPEKVKTQLAEYGIISEEWGGEYQFQEISAKNRIGIDDLLERVLLEAEMLELKGDYVKPAEGIIIESRLDKQKGVSVSLIVKDGVLRVGDTFIAGVHYGKVRAMFNYAGKNIKEAGPSIPVELMGFSEVPEPGETLLVVPNEKIAKQIVDIRLQKQREKDEAAKAKLTLDDIFNKIKEGEIKDLNIILKADVQGSLEALKSSLVKLSNSEVKVKIIHDGVGGINESDVLLAMASKAIIIGFNVRPDAKAKTVAEREKIDIRLYSVIYQAIEEVQKAIEGMLTPEIKENIIGKVEIRKVFSVPKVGKVAGCYVLEGRIVRNANVRVIRDNIVIYTGKINSLKRFQDDVREVVAGYECGLGIANYNDIKEGDILEVFEMVEEKKLLKDVE